A section of the Thermoanaerobaculia bacterium genome encodes:
- a CDS encoding AAA family ATPase yields the protein MFHLERLEISGFKSFHETSQLTFPGAITAVIGPNGCGKSNICDAVAWALGEQSARVLRGEKMDDVIFNGSGKRRPLGMAEVTLTLKSRNGDFPETDGRVAIGRRVYRDGEGEYFLNGKRVRLKDVQDVIFGTGLGVRAYSIIEQGKIDQVLSSKPQDRRKLIEEAAGITKYKARKRAAELKLEETRANLTRLSDIVSEVDRACASLKRQASKAERYKERTGLLREKRLLL from the coding sequence ATGTTCCATTTAGAACGTTTGGAGATCTCGGGCTTCAAGTCTTTCCATGAGACCTCCCAATTGACCTTTCCGGGGGCGATCACGGCGGTCATCGGCCCCAACGGCTGCGGAAAATCGAACATCTGCGACGCGGTCGCCTGGGCGCTCGGAGAGCAGAGCGCGCGGGTCCTGCGCGGCGAAAAGATGGACGACGTGATCTTCAACGGATCGGGGAAACGCCGGCCCCTCGGAATGGCCGAGGTGACGCTCACGCTCAAATCGCGCAACGGCGACTTTCCGGAAACGGACGGCCGCGTCGCGATCGGCCGCCGCGTGTATCGCGACGGCGAGGGGGAGTACTTCCTGAACGGCAAGCGCGTGCGGCTGAAGGACGTGCAGGACGTGATCTTCGGCACCGGGCTCGGCGTGCGCGCCTACTCGATCATCGAACAGGGCAAGATCGACCAGGTGCTCTCGTCGAAGCCGCAGGATCGGCGGAAGCTCATCGAAGAAGCGGCGGGGATCACGAAATACAAAGCGCGCAAACGCGCCGCCGAGCTGAAACTCGAGGAGACGCGGGCGAACCTCACGCGGCTGTCCGACATCGTGTCGGAAGTCGACCGAGCGTGCGCGTCGCTGAAGCGGCAGGCATCGAAGGCGGAGCGGTACAAGGAGCGGACCGGGCTCCTGCGCGAAAAGCGGCTGCTCCTC